AACATTTGCACTTTTGGGTTGTAACTGCCCGTTACAGCGCCTAAGTTAGCTTCATTGATATTCATGGTTGTGTTGAGGTTCATGGTATTTTCCTCATCATCTTCTTCTATGCGAACAGCTCTTTTAGCCTGTGTATTTTCTATCAACCTTAATATGTATCGTCCCAACTCAATTCTATCACCCAAAGCGATAGGCGCTTTACTAACTTTTTGACCGTTAAGATAAGTTCCATTTTCACTGGCTTGATCTTCTATTCTATAGCCTCTAAGTTCATCATAGATAATGCACATATGTGACCTCGACACCTCAGGATC
This sequence is a window from bacterium. Protein-coding genes within it:
- a CDS encoding FHA domain-containing protein; its protein translation is MSQSLAIEIQLEGKVIENILLEPNITYVGRLAENHIVLDDPEVSRSHMCIIYDELRGYRIEDQASENGTYLNGQKVSKAPIALGDRIELGRYILRLIENTQAKRAVRIEEDDEENTMNLNTTMNINEANLGAVTGSYNPKVQMFFEMGSRMIEKEVSFEEEVNGMPNYVEVEMVFGSKRIRKRISI